The genomic interval CCGTCTCCCCCGCCGAATTCGCCGCCGCCATCCCCGAGATCGTCTGGTATCTCGACGATCCGGTGGCCGACCCGGCGCTGGTGCCGCTGTACTTCGTGGCCAAGGAGGCGCGCAAGCACGTCAAGGTGGTGCTCTCCGGCGAGGGCGCCGACGAGCTGTTCGGCGGGTACACGATCTACCGGGAACCGTTGTCGCTCAAGCCCTTCGAATATCTGCCGCGGGGTGTGCGCAAGCTGGCGGGCCGGTTGTCCGACCGCATTCCGGACGGCACCCGCGGCAAGAGCCTGCTGCACCGCGGTTCGCTGACGCTGGAGGAGCGCTACTACGGCAACGCCCGCAGCTTCAACGACGCCCAGTTGCGGTCCGTGCTGCGCGAATTCCGGCCGGAGTGGACCCATCAGGACGTCACCGCCCCGATCTACGCGCAGTCGCGCGGCTGGGACCCGGTGGTGCGGATGCAGCACCTGGACCTGTTCACCTGGCTGCGCGGCGACATCCTGGTCAAGGCCGACAAGATGACCATGGCCAACTCACTGGAGCTGCGCGTACCGTTCCTGGATTCCGCGGTCTTCGAGGTCGCCGAGCGGCTGCCGTTCGAGCAGAAGATCACCAAGGACACCACCAAATACGCACTGCGCCAAGCCCTCGAGGGCATCGTGCCCGCACATGTGCTGCACCGGGCCAAACTCGGTTTCCCGGTCCCGATGCGGCATTGGCTGCGCGGCACCGAACTCTACGACTGGGCCCAGCAGACCATCGCCGACTCGCAGACCGATCACCTGCTGGACAAGGCCGCGATCAAGGGCATGCTGGACGATCACCGCGCCGGCCGCTCCGACCACAGCCGCCGGTTGTGGACGCTGCTGGTGTTCATGGTGTGGCACGGGATCTTCGTCGAGGACCGCATCAAGCCGGATATCCAGGAGCCGGTGTACCCGGTCTCGCTGTAGCCCCCGAGACGCCGAACGGCCGCACCGATTCCGGTGCGGCCGTTCGTGTCTCAGCTCAGAGCAGCGGCTTGAGTTCGTCCGCGGCGGCCGCGCCGTAGGCCTCGGTGAGGCGCTGCAGGGCGTCGTCCTTGTCCAGCGTCCACTCCTGGGTGCCCATGGTCTCCAGCACCAGCACCGCGATCAGCGAACCCAGCTGGGCCGCCCGCTCCAGGCTCAGGCCCGCGGTGTGCGCGGTCAGGAAACCGGCGCGGAAGGCATCGCCGACACCGGTCGGATCGACGCGGCCACGATCCGGCACCACACCGACCCGCACCTCGGTGCCGTCGCGATCGACGATCGTCACGCCCTCGGCGCCCAGCGTGGTCACCCGGATGCCGACCTTCGAGGCGACCTCTTCCTCGCTCAGCCCGGTCTTCTGCAGCAGCAGCGCCCACTCGTACTTGTTGGTGAAAAGGTATGCGGCGCCCTCGATCAGGCGCACCGACTGGTCGCCGTCCAGGCGCGCCAGCTGCTGGGAGGGATCCGCGGCGAAGGGGATGCCGAGCTCACGGCTCTCCTCGGTGTGGCGCAGCATGGCCTCGGGATCGTTGGCGCCGACCAGCACCAGATCCAGCGAATTCGTCTCCGCCAGTTCGGCGATGGAGATGTCGCGGGCCTCGCTCATCGCACCCGGATAGAACGAGGCGATCTGCGCCATGTCCTCGTCGGTGGTGCAGACGAAACGCGCGGTGTGCGCCTTCTCCGAGACGAGCACGGTCGAGCAGTCGACCCCGTTCGATTCCAGCCAGGCCCGGTATTCGGCGAAGTCGGCGCCGACCGCGCCGACCAGCAGCGGACGCTGATTCAGCAGGCCCATGGCGTAAGCGATGTTGCCCGCCACGCCACCGCGGCGCAGCTGCAGGTCATCGACGAGGAAACTCAGCGAGACATGGTCGAGCTGATCGGCCAGCAGCGCATCGGCGAACCGCCCGGGAAAACGCATGAGATGGTCGGTCGCGATGGACGCGGACACGGCGATAGACACGAGCTGAGGCCCTTCGACGGTGGATGGACGGCACAAAGTGAGGACGGGGGAATGTCCCCGTCCTCACCGTATCAATCTCAGCTCAGTTGAAGGAGTCGCCGCAGGCGCAAGAACCCGTGGCGTTCGGGTTGTCGATGGTGAAGCCCTGCTTCTCGATGGTGTCGACGAAGTCGATCGAGGCACCCTGGACGTAGGGCGCGCTCATCCGGTCGATCGCCAGCTTGACGCCGTTGAAGTCGGCGACGAGGTCGCCGTCGAGCGAACGGTCGTCGAAGAAGAGCTGGTAGCGCAGGCCGGCGCACCCGCCCGGCTGCACAGCGATGCGCAGCGCCAGGTCGTCGCGGCCTTCCTGATCCAGCAGGGCCTTCGCCTTGAGGGCGGCGGCCTCGGTCAGGATCGCGCCGTGAGTTTCGGTCTCGTTCTGCACAGTCATGAACTCTCCTAAAGGGACAGCTGTGGTCAACCCGTGAACAGCGCACGGCTCGTGGTCCTCAACACCACTCAGCGGGCTGCTATTCCCTATCTTGCCACCACGGTACCCGGACCGGACATCGGCTCCTGAGGTTTGCGGGACCCGCGCGTTTCCGGTCAGCTCGGACA from Nocardia goodfellowii carries:
- a CDS encoding carbohydrate kinase family protein; its protein translation is MSIAVSASIATDHLMRFPGRFADALLADQLDHVSLSFLVDDLQLRRGGVAGNIAYAMGLLNQRPLLVGAVGADFAEYRAWLESNGVDCSTVLVSEKAHTARFVCTTDEDMAQIASFYPGAMSEARDISIAELAETNSLDLVLVGANDPEAMLRHTEESRELGIPFAADPSQQLARLDGDQSVRLIEGAAYLFTNKYEWALLLQKTGLSEEEVASKVGIRVTTLGAEGVTIVDRDGTEVRVGVVPDRGRVDPTGVGDAFRAGFLTAHTAGLSLERAAQLGSLIAVLVLETMGTQEWTLDKDDALQRLTEAYGAAAADELKPLL
- a CDS encoding HesB/IscA family protein gives rise to the protein MTVQNETETHGAILTEAAALKAKALLDQEGRDDLALRIAVQPGGCAGLRYQLFFDDRSLDGDLVADFNGVKLAIDRMSAPYVQGASIDFVDTIEKQGFTIDNPNATGSCACGDSFN